One window of the Benincasa hispida cultivar B227 chromosome 3, ASM972705v1, whole genome shotgun sequence genome contains the following:
- the LOC120073266 gene encoding uncharacterized protein LOC120073266: MEYERIHKVQTGIISPSKLRMKLMGPHHHKKKDGSNSNSSRTSPSKLEDSEFVRNSLLLGTESGGFDEEVTSSCLEVPSEKVLNQSVSDPKPNDRSSGLPKEFLSKENGESVRNRMQQCLKGDGCNSSTVHPSKSVEDENLDYDSNASSSSFEFHKGERSVHSSISRSHLRPMPSKWNDAEKWIMNRQNNGQAANYSKKNVPQNHGYRMMATNMVRVAPESANSELRSSIGRVMEAKHVDFCQSGMQMGPEKFSFVPAGVYSGADNVLIDSCSQIKDLKEVDHKPSSKASKEDSTGIPAIRAVSMRDMGTEMTPVPSQEPSRTATPIGASPLRSPTSSIPSTPRRDAPAPTPIEQSLTGLQQSTENGKKELSEDEMKLKTRREILALGMQLGKTNIAAWASKDEPEKKRQNAENADKEALERAEFEKRAAVWEEVEKSKHMARYKREEIKIQAWESQQKTKLEAEMRRVEAQVEQMRAQAEVKMMKKIAMTRQKSEEKRAAAECRKKQEAERAAAQAEHIRQTGRMPSSPYICCGWL; the protein is encoded by the exons ATGGAGTACGAGAGGATTCACAAAGTTCAG ACAGGtataatttctccaagtaaaCTGAGGATGAAGCTTATGGGTCCTCATCACCATAAAAAGAAGGATGGATCAAACAGCAACTCTTCAAGAACTTCTCCCTCCAAGCTTGAAGACTCTGAGTTTGTCAGAAATAGTTTATTATTGGGCACAGAAAGTGGTGGCTTTGACGAGGAAG TGACATCTTCCTGCTTGGAAGTTCCATCTGAAAAGGTTTTGAATCAGTCAGTTTCAGACCCAAAACCAAATGATCGGTCTTCAGGCCTACCGAAAGAGTTTCTCTCAAAGGAAAACGGTGAATCCGTTCGAAATAGAATGCAGCAATGTCTGAAAGGTGATGGTTGTAATTCAAGCACAGTACACCCTTCGAAATCAGTAGAAGATGAAAATCTGGATTATGACAGTAATGCAAGTTCATCTAGTTTCGAGTTTCACAAGGGGGAGAGGTCTGTACACAGTTCCATCTCAAGGTCCCACTTGAGACCGATGCCATCGAAGTGGAATGATGCAGAGAAATGGATAATGAATCGTCAAAACAATGGGCAGGCTGCTAATTATTCTAAGAAGAATGTTCCACAAAACCATGGATATAGAATGATGGCAACGAATATGGTGAGGGTTGCTCCTGAATCTGCAAACTCTGAGCTTCGGTCGTCAATTGGTAGAGTCATGGAGGCAAAGCACGTTGATTTCTGTCAATCTGGAATGCAGATGGGGCCCGAGAAGTTCTCTTTTGTGCCTGCTGGTGTTTATTCCGGTGCAGATAATGTGTTGATTGATTCATGTTCTCAAATTAAGGACTTGAAGGAAGTGGATCACAAGCCATCCTCAAAAGCTAGTAAAGAAGATTCTACAG GCATCCCTGCAATAAGGGCAGTTTCAATGAGAGATATGGGAACTGAAATGACCCCAGTTCCTAGTCAAGAGCCTTCAAGAACAGCTACTCCCATTGGGGCATCTCCACTTCGCAGCCCGACTTCTTCAATTCCCTCCACACCTCGGAGAGATGCACCAGCTCCAACTCCTATTGAGCAATCTCTGACCGGGTTGCAACAATCGACAGAAAATGGCAAAAAGGAACTATCAGAAGATGAAATGAAGCTCAAGACAAGAAGAGAGATTCTGGCACTTGGTATGCAGCTCGGCAAGACAAATATTGCTGCTTGGGCAAGCAAGGATGAGCCAGAAAAGAAAAGACAGAATGCTGAAAATGCTGACAAGGAGGCACTCGAACGAGCAGAGTTTGAAAAACGTGCTGCTGTATGGGAGGAAGTTGAAAAGTCTAAGCATATGGCAAG ATATAAACGTGAAGAGATCAAAATCCAAGCATGGGAAAGCCAGCAGAAAACGAAGCTTGAGGCCGAAATGCGGAGGGTGGAG GCCCAAGTTGAGCAAATGAGAGCTCAAGCTGAagtgaagatgatgaagaaaattgCCATGACAAGGCAAAAATCAGAAGAAAAACGGGCAGCGGCCGAGTGTCGGAAGAAGCAAGAAGCAGAAAGAGCAGCAGCCCAGGCTGAACATATTCGGCAGACAGGACGGATGCCTTCGTCTCCGTACATTTGTTGTGGTTGGCTGTGA
- the LOC120073265 gene encoding auxin response factor 6, translating into MRLSTAGFSPQAPEGERRVLNSELWHACAGPLVSLPTVGSRVVYFPQGHSEQVAISTNREVDAHIPSYPSLPPQLICQLHNVTMHADVETDEVYAQMTLQPLTAQEQKEPYLPAELGAPSKQPTNYFCKTLTASDTSTHGGFSVPRRAAEKVFPPLDFSQQPPAQELIAKDLHDNDWKFRHIFRGQPKRHLLTTGWSVFVSAKRLVAGDSVIFIWNEKNQLLLGIRRANRPQTVMPSSVLSSDSMHLGLLAAAAHAAATNSRFTIFYNPRASPSEFIIPLAKYVKAVYHTRVSVGMRFRMLFETEESSVRRYMGTITGISDLDSTRWPNSHWRSVKVGWDESTAGERQPRVSLWEIEPLTTFPMYPSPFPLRLKRPWPTGFPSFHGLKEDDLGLNSQLMWLRGDGLDRGIQPLNFPGIGVAPWMQPRLDASMVGLQPEIYQAMAAAALQEMRTVDPAKAQAASLLQFQQSQNLSNRPATFMPPQMLQQPQPQPPQTFLQSDENQHLSHSQAQSQPTVLQQEIKHQTFNNQQQQQQQQQQQQQQQQSQQVFDHQQIPSPISTMSQFSSASQSQSQSLQTIPPLCRQQSFSDSNANHVTSPIISPLHSLLGSFPQDESSQLLNLPRTNPMIHSSTWPSKRAAVNPLLSSGNSQFVLSQGENMGTTQTNISQNAISLPPFPGRECSLDQGNADPQSNLLFGVNIEPSSLLMQNGMPNLRGICSDSDSTAIPFSSNYVNTAGTNFSANPTGTGTPSNCIEDSGFLQSPENTGQVNPPTRTFVKVYKSGSFGRSLDISKFSSYHQLRSELAHMFSLEGELEDPLRSGWQLVFVDRENDVLLLGDDPWPEFVNSVWCIKILSPQEVQEMGKRGLELLNSVPIQRLSNGSCDNYANRQESSRNLSTGITSVGSLEY; encoded by the exons ATGAGGCTTTCAACTGCTGGTTTTAGTCCTCAGGCCCCGGAAG GGGAGAGGAGAGTTCTTAACTCGGAGCTTTGGCATGCATGCGCGGGCCCTCTTGTTTCTCTACCTACTGTTGGAAGTCGGGTTGTTTATTTTCCACAGGGTCATAGCGAGCAG GTTGCCATATCAACCAACAGAGAAGTGGATGCCCATATACCCAGTTATCCAAGCTTGCCGCCACAACTTATCTGTCAGCTTCACAATGTTACAATGCAT GCAGATGTTGAGACAGATGAAGTGTATGCCCAAATGACCTTGCAACCGCTCACTGCT CAAGAGCAAAAGGAGCCTTATCTTCCTGCTGAGTTGGGTGCCCCCAGCAAACAACCAAccaattatttttgtaaaacaTTGACAGCAAGTGACACAAGTACACATGGAGGATTTTCTGTTCCTCGTCGTGCTGCTGAGAAAGTGTTTCCTCCATTG GACTTCTCTCAGCAGCCACCTGCTCAGGAGTTAATTGCAAAGGATCTGCACGATAATGATTGGAAATTTAGGCATATCTTTCGTG GCCAGCCCAAAAGGCATCTTCTTACAACTGGATGGAGCGTGTTTGTAAGTGCTAAGAGGCTTGTTGCTGGCGATTCGGTTATCTTTATTTG GAATGAAAAGAATCAATTACTATTGGGGATCCGTCGAGCTAATCGACCACAAACGGTGATGCCCTCATCGGTTTTATCTAGTGACAGCATGCACTTGGGGCTTCTTGCTGCTGCAGCACATGCAGCTGCTACAAATAGTCGGTTTACGATATTTTATAATCCAAG GGCTAGCCCATCAGAGTTCATCATACCTTTGGCCAAGTATGTCAAAGCTGTGTACCACACCCGTGTTTCAGTTGGTATGCGTTTTAGAATGCTATTTGAAACAGAAGAATCGAGCGTTCGTCG TTACATGGGGACCATTACTGGTATCAGCGATTTAGATTCTACCCGGTGGCCAAATTCACACTGGCGCTCAGTCAAG GTTGGATGGGATGAATCTACAGCTGGGGAGAGACAACCAAGGGTTTCCTTATGGGAGATCGAGCCACTTACAACCTTCCCAATGTATCCTTCTCCATTTCCCCTCAGGCTTAAGCGACCCTGGCCAACTGGATTTCCCTCTTTCCATG GTCTCAAAGAGGATGATCTGGGATTAAATTCTCAACTAATGTGGCTACGAGGAGATGGTCTAGATCGTGGAATTCAACCTCTAAACTTCCCTGGAATTGGAGTTGCACCTTGGATGCAGCCGAGGCTTGATGCTTCTATGGTGGGTCTGCAGCCGGAGATATATCAAGCAATGGCTGCTGCTGCACTACAGGAGATGAGAACCGTAGATCCTGCTAAGGCGCAGGCTGCTTCGCTTCTTCAATTCCAGCAATCCCAAAATCTTTCCAATAGGCCTGCTACTTTCATGCCACCTCAAATGTTGCAGCAGCCTCAGCCTCAACCTCCACAGACCTTTCTTCAAAGTGATGAAAACCAACATCTCTCTCATTCTCAGGCCCAAAGCCAGCCTACTGTTCTTCAGCAGGAGATAAAGCATCAAACATTCAACAACCAGCAGCAACAACAGCAACAACAGCAACAACAGCAACAACAGCAACAATCACAACAAGTGTTTGATCACCAACAAATTCCAAGTCCAATATCTACAATGTCTCAGTTCAGTTCTGCATCCCAATCCCAATCCCAATCCCTGCAAACTATTCCTCCATTATGTCGGCAGCAGAGTTTTTCTGATTCAAATGCCAACCATGTAACGAGTCCTATCATTTCACCCTTGCATAGCCTGTTAGGTTCATTTCCGCAAGATGAATCATCTCAATTGCTTAATCTGCCTCGAACCAACCCCATGATCCATTCATCTACATGGCCGTCAAAGCGAGCTGCAGTCAATCCTCTTCTCTCTTCTGGAAATTCTCAGTTTGTTCTTTCCCAAGGGGAAAACATGGGGACAACTCAGACTAATATCTCTCAAAATGCTATTTCATTGCCGCCTTTTCCTGGAAGAGAGTGTTCATTAGATCAAGGGAATGCCGATCCGCAGAGTAATCTTCTCTTTGGTGTCAACATAGAGCCTTCATCTCTTCTAATGCAGAATGGTATGCCGAATCTTAGGGGGATTTGCAGTGACAGTGACTCAACAGCTATACCTTTTTCATCAAATTATGTTAATACTGCTGGTACCAACTTCTCTGCCAATCCAACTGGGACAGGGACACCTTCCAATTGCATTGAGGATTCAGGTTTTTTGCAGTCTCCAGAAAACACAGGCCAAGTAAACCCACCAACCAGAacctttgtaaag GTTTACAAGTCGGGGTCCTTTGGTAGATCACTGGATATTTCCAAATTCAGTAGCTACCACCAGCTACGCAGTGAGCTTGCTCACATGTTCAGCCTTGAAGGCGAGTTGGAGGACCCTTTGAGATCAGGCTGGCAGCTTGTATTCGTTGACCGGGAAAATGATGTCCTTCTTCTTGGGGACGATCCCTGGCC GGAGTTTGTCAACAGCGTGTGGTGTATCAAGATACTTTCACCGCAGGAAGTGCAGGAGATGGGCAAACGTGGCCTAGAGCTCTTGAACTCGGTCCCAATTCAGAGGCTCTCAAATGGCAGTTGTGATAACTACGCCAACAGACAGGAGTCATCCAGAAATTTGAGTACGGGGATAACTTCTGTCGGGTCTCTCGAGTACTGA